In Penaeus vannamei isolate JL-2024 chromosome 14, ASM4276789v1, whole genome shotgun sequence, one DNA window encodes the following:
- the LOC113808917 gene encoding uncharacterized protein isoform X1, whose amino-acid sequence MGCCCGCKLCCCVLLVAAVFIAASLGLFSAFFPYPSHASCRVNWVFGKSCTTVKTKLIEQMKAWEHDDCSTKQQCGYEYLGEDGNVIRGLHRTPLLKFEDKLNFTMNANGGNCHVTAVSVSGLSYAVIDFGTNYCNLRNLVIGSGLDENDRYYKENSTNSVCTMYSIAHCNLYT is encoded by the exons ATGG gttgttgttgtggatgtaaGCTCTGTTGCTGTGTGCTTCTTGTGGCTGCCGTGTTTATTGCAGCTAGCTTAGGTCTCTTTAGTGCCTTCTTCCCATATCCAAGCCATGCCTCATGCCGTGTTAACTG ggtATTTGGCAAGTCCTGCACAACAGTGAAAACCAAGCTTATTGAACAGATGAAGGCCTGGGAGCATGATGACTGCTCTACAAAACAACAGTGCGGCTATGag TACCTGGGTGAAGATGGAAACGTTATCCGAGGCTTGCACAGAACTCCTTTGTTAAAGTTTGAGGATAAGCTGAACTTCACCATGAATGCCAACGGTGGAAACTGCCATGTAACG gcGGTGAGCGTGTCTGGATTGTCCTATGCTGTGATAGATTTTGGCACAAACTACTGTAACTTGCGCAACTTAGTGATTGGCTCAGGACTGGATGAGAATGATAGGTATTATAAGGAGAATTCAACCAACAGCGTTTGTACAATGTACTCAATTGCTCACTGTAATCTCTATACTTAG
- the LOC113808917 gene encoding uncharacterized protein isoform X2 yields the protein MCCCCGCKLCCCVLLVAAVFIAASLGLFSAFFPYPSHASCRVNWVFGKSCTTVKTKLIEQMKAWEHDDCSTKQQCGYEYLGEDGNVIRGLHRTPLLKFEDKLNFTMNANGGNCHVTAVSVSGLSYAVIDFGTNYCNLRNLVIGSGLDENDRYYKENSTNSVCTMYSIAHCNLYT from the exons ATGT gttgttgttgtggatgtaaGCTCTGTTGCTGTGTGCTTCTTGTGGCTGCCGTGTTTATTGCAGCTAGCTTAGGTCTCTTTAGTGCCTTCTTCCCATATCCAAGCCATGCCTCATGCCGTGTTAACTG ggtATTTGGCAAGTCCTGCACAACAGTGAAAACCAAGCTTATTGAACAGATGAAGGCCTGGGAGCATGATGACTGCTCTACAAAACAACAGTGCGGCTATGag TACCTGGGTGAAGATGGAAACGTTATCCGAGGCTTGCACAGAACTCCTTTGTTAAAGTTTGAGGATAAGCTGAACTTCACCATGAATGCCAACGGTGGAAACTGCCATGTAACG gcGGTGAGCGTGTCTGGATTGTCCTATGCTGTGATAGATTTTGGCACAAACTACTGTAACTTGCGCAACTTAGTGATTGGCTCAGGACTGGATGAGAATGATAGGTATTATAAGGAGAATTCAACCAACAGCGTTTGTACAATGTACTCAATTGCTCACTGTAATCTCTATACTTAG
- the RpL23A gene encoding large ribosomal subunit protein uL23, whose product MPPKKDKPAAAAGAKKPAPAKKQKVAAAPAKKTAPIKGVAKAPNKNVKRLGGKDPKKGKGGAVKKAKKMATKVVNGPRGTRVKKIRTNIRFRRPKTLELPRNPKYPRKSTPKKPKMDCFKIIQYPLTTESAMKLIEDNNTLVFIVHRMANKNHIKAAVKKLYEIDAVRVNTLHRPDGLKKAYVKLAPDYDALDVANKIGII is encoded by the exons ATGCCACCTAAAA agGATAAGCCTGCGGCTGCTGCTGGCGCTAAGAAGCCAGCACCAGCAAAGAAGCAGAAGGTTGCAGCTGCCCCCGCTAAGAAGACTGCACCCATTAAGGGAGTTGCCAAGGCCCCCAACAAGAATGTGAAGAGACTAGGAGGCAAGGACCCTAAGAAGGGCAAGGGTGGAGCAGTCAAGAAGGCTAAGAAGATGGCAACCAAG GTTGTCAATGGGCCCCGTGGTACCCGCGTAAAGAAGATCAGAACCAACATCCGCTTCCGCAGGCCCAAGACCCTTGAATTGCCAAGGAATCCTAAGTACCCCAGAAAGTCAACCCCCAAAAAGCCAAA AATGGATTGCTTCAAAATCATCCAGTATCCTCTCACCACTGAATCAGCCATGAAGCTGATTGAGGATAACAACACCTTGGTCTTCATTGTGCACCGCATGGCCAATAAGAACCACATCAAGGCTGCTGTTAAGAAG CTGTACGAGATTGATGCAGTCCGGGTGAACACACTCCACAGACCTGATGGCTTGAAGAAGGCATATGTAAAACTTGCCCCAGATTACGATGCCCTCGATGTTGCTAACAAAATCGGTatcatataa